In Cicer arietinum cultivar CDC Frontier isolate Library 1 chromosome 7, Cicar.CDCFrontier_v2.0, whole genome shotgun sequence, a single window of DNA contains:
- the LOC101502286 gene encoding LOW QUALITY PROTEIN: transcription factor MYB1R1 (The sequence of the model RefSeq protein was modified relative to this genomic sequence to represent the inferred CDS: inserted 1 base in 1 codon), giving the protein MSSASTATVSGEFMLFGVRVVVDSXXXXXQYEQSQDNNIIIKDDTNKDVLPAGYASADDAVPQNSGKNRDRERKRGIPWTEEEHKXXXXXXXXXGKGDWRGISRNYVKTRTPTQVASHAQKYFLRRSNVNRRRRRSSLFDITTDTVSAIPMEEDKVNNQDSVSQLQPLSPAAPETAKINGFPMMSVFQLGVNESPMEELTLGQGNVKNNVSTNLFHPIPFVVSDPKASTVSDITSSSSDSSTDPPTLSLGLSFSSDQRKTSSAHSALYAMPCFNKNGDNIISVA; this is encoded by the exons ATGTCTTCTGCCTCAACCGCCACCGTCTCCGGTGAATTCATGCTGTTCGGAGTTAGAGTTGTCGTTGATT ANNNNNNNNNNNNACAGTACGAACAATCTCAAGATAACAACATCATCATCAAGGACGATACTAACAAAGACGTTCTCCCCGCCGGTTATGCCTCCGCCGACGACGCCGTTCCTCAAAACTCTGGCAAGAACCGCGACCGCGAGCGTAAACGAG GAATTCCATGGACGGAGGAAGAGCACAAG NNNNNNNNNNNNNNNNNNNNNNNNNNNGGGAAAGGTGATTGGAGAGGAATCTCCAGAAACTACGTCAAAACTCGAACTCCGACGCAGGTTGCAAGCCATGCTCAGAAGTACTTTCTCCGGCGAAGTAATGTCAATCGCCGTCGCCGTAGATCCAGTCTCTTTGATATCACCACCGACACG GTGTCTGCAATTCCGATGGAGGAAGACAAGGTCAATAATCAAGATAGTGTTTCTCAATTACAGCCTCTGAGCCCTGCAGCACCTGAAACTGCAAAAATCAATGGATTTCCTATGATGTCAGTATTTCAGTTGGGTGTTAATGAGAGTCCAATGGAAGAACTCACTCTTGGACAAGGAAATGTGAAAAATAATGTGTCAACCAACCTATTCCATCCAATTCCTTTTGTTGTTTCAGATCCAAAAGCTTCCACTGTATCTGATATTACCTCTAGTTCTAGTGATTCATCTACTGACCCTCCAACACTTTCCCTTGGACTGTCCTTCTCATCTGATCAAAGGAAAACATCATCAGCACATTCAGCTTTATATGCAATGCCATGTTTCAACAAAAATGGAGATAACATCATAAGTGTTGCTTAA